One Vigna unguiculata cultivar IT97K-499-35 chromosome 11, ASM411807v1, whole genome shotgun sequence DNA window includes the following coding sequences:
- the LOC114169772 gene encoding BTB/POZ domain-containing protein At3g05675-like translates to MIPSAGIPKKRQRTAARRSSSTVGTISSVSDVTLTEISQQHHRPSSMADDRPSPMTDDRSSSSTDEALHFNDAVTADVVLRLFMDSPSPLQSSPTATATADSVSKSDFHVYLHSDILRRSKYFSALLSDRWIGNVQASDHATSGDGDRDRFLLNLGVPPATGSIQSHLTVLELLYTNDFAAVVDSASMALDLLPVALELLFEECVRWCVDFLEAVPWTEEEEKRVVRLIPFLSEEESRELVARVSPSREDSCEAMLEGLVSSAMNSYGNTAFVKAFVGKILRDLSSRETAKRVLEKAFARSLKTVKESLEDYSSPVFRGDHNETEAIQKLNLHKASTNGKHLLWLVERMIELRVADVAVREWSEQALFTADLQRAFRDDAWRNIVPGLPAVILRCTCRLANAVSAGTILASRQVRRKLVEDWLPVLVVCKDNVSPISPSNKSLYLELEETFLRIISTLPMSDAQELLQRCLSFSTRNVEDCPHLVTAFNTWFRRAARPPKPDSLFDQ, encoded by the exons ATGATTCCCAGCGCCGGAATTCCTAAAAAGCGGCAACGAACCGCCGCCCGCCGTTCCTCCTCCACTGTGGGCACCATCTCCTCCGTCTCAGACGTAACCCTAACCGAAATCTCCCAACAACACCACCGTCCCTCTTCCATGGCGGATGACCGTCCTTCGCCCATGACCGACGACCGTTCCTCTTCTTCCACAGATGAAGCTCTCCATTTCAACGACGCTGTCACTGCTGACGTCGTCCTCCGCCTCTTCATGGACTCTCCTTCTCCACTTCAGTCCTCCCCCACCGCCACAGCCACCGCCGATTCTGTTTCCAAGTCCGACTTCCACGTCTATCTCCACTCCGACATCCTCCGCCGCTCCAAATATTTCTCCGCTCTCCTGTCCGACCGGTGGATTGGCAACGTCCAAGCGTCGGATCACGCAACCTCAGGCGACGGCGACCGCGACCGCTTCCTCCTCAACCTCGGTGTTCCGCCCGCTACCGGCTCGATCCAGTCTCATCTCACCGTTCTGGAGCTTCTCTACACTAACGACTTCGCCGCGGTGGTGGATAGCGCTTCAATGGCGCTAGATCTGTTGCCGGTGGCGCTGGAGCTTCTGTTCGAGGAGTGTGTGCGTTGGTGCGTGGATTTTCTGGAGGCGGTGCCGTGGACGGAGGAGGAAGAGAAGCGAGTGGTGAGATTAATCCCGTTCCTGAGCGAGGAAGAGTCGAGGGAGCTCGTGGCTAGGGTTTCTCCGTCGAGAGAGGATTCTTGCGAGGCGATGCTGGAGGGTCTGGTTTCGTCGGCGATGAACAGTTACGGCAACACGGCGTTCGTGAAGGCATTTGTAGGGAAGATACTGAGGGATTTGTCGTCGAGGGAGACGGCGAAGAGAGTGTTGGAGAAGGCATTCGCTAGAAGCTTGAAGACGGTGAAGGAGTCGTTGGAGGATTATTCGAGTCCGGTGTTCAGAGGAGATCACAACGAGACGGAGGCCATTCAGAAGTTGAATCTGCATAAGGCTTCGACGAATGGGAAGCATCTTCTGTGGCTTGTGGAGAGGATGATTGAGCTTAGGGTTGCGGATGTCGCTGTGAGGGAATGGAGCGAGCAAGCGTTATTCACCGCTGATTTGCAAAGGGCGTTTCGTGATGATGCTTGGAGGAACATTGTGCCTGGCCTTCCTGCTGTTATTCTTAGATGTACCTGCAGGCTCGCCAATGCTGTCTCTGCTGGCACTATTCTCGCTTCTAGACAG GTGAGAAGGAAGCTGGTGGAGGATTGGCTACCCGTTTTAGTTGTATGCAAAGATAATGTTTCGCCAATTTCACCGAGCAACAAATCGTTGTATCTGGAACTGGAAGAAACATTCTTACGTATCATCTCCACATTGCCCATGTCAGATGCTCAAGAATTGCTGCAGCGGTGCCTCAGCTTTTCAACCCGAAATGTTGAAGATTGTCCTCATTTGGTCACTGCATTCAACACCTGGTTCCGCCGTGCAGCCCGACCTCCCAAACCAGATTCTCTGTTTGATCAATGA